CTTCCTGGGAAGGTAGGAATACCACTGTGGCTACAGTTACTACAGTGCTGTGGGATATGAATCACAGAATTTTAACAAGGAACAAGCTGAAAAATGACTCTGCAATGGATCTGGTCAGACTATTTTTTACAAATAATATTAGTTATGATTTTAGCCCCGGTCATTCTAGTGACTCATTCACAATGAACTCTGATGTTTTGGGGTCATAGCTAAGGATATTTTTACTAAgataggtcatgggcaataaagaaaaattcacagaaactgtgacctgtccctgacttttactaaaaatatccctgataaaacaggagggggctgggcagctgcagggtggctgggagctctcgcgcccccccccacctgtgggggctcagagctgcagaggtccccctgccccaccacacagatggggagctgtggggtacccccacTGCCCATGGTGGTTCGGAGCTTGGGGGCCCACTGTCTCTGGCGGCGGGggtacctcacagctccctgccactgtgggaggtggtgggaacctgcagctctcagccaccagggctgaagtcacagaggcctttggaagtcacggattccgtgacctctgtgacgaAATTGTAGCCTTAGTCACAGGGCCGCCCAggggattcagggggcctggggtctttGGCGGCGGGGGTCCTTCCACTCCAGGTGTTCAGGGCACTTGGCCGAAGACATGGAGCAGAAGGACCCCCGCTGCTgaattgccgccgaagacccggagcggaagAAGCGGCGGTGGGTCCTTCACTTGCCCCCCACTCTGGGCGGCCCTGCTTAGTCATAGCCACTGTATTTCCAGTCCCAAGCATTCAAACCTCGTGAGTCAGGGCCCCAAACTTCATGTAATTAGTTTAAAAACCAtgaaataataatcataataataatactaagcGTTCTTTTTATTCAAAGGCCTTCTAGCTCGAGCCTTAAGGTCACACTCAcgtcacattttcaagctgttctctgcagccatgagggctagaaatataGGGCTTGTTTTTACAGGGATGCTCCAGAAAGTTAACCTGAATTAACTTTTAAACTGGATTGGTTAAACTATGTTAATCTTCTGTGTAGatgctcttattcagaattaaatcaGACCTAATTCATTAGTTTAAACCATTTGGAAAGTGTTTAATGCAGCTTGTTTaatccactttttaaaagctAGTTCAGATTAAGTTTCTTGAGCATCCCAGTGTAGAAAAGCCCCCCCTCCCTTTAAATGGCAGATGAGATTTTCATGCAATCTCTTAATTCAAGCATCTACGGTTTTATGAAAAAACACGAACTATAGAAAGATTGGTGGTGAAATCTGACGGCACCATATTTATGGCTAGTAAGCATTTGTAGTAGAATGCACCCTATTGAGAGACAGCACAAACTCTATACACAATTTAATAACCAATTAAAACTTCACAAGAGGGTTTACATGGAGCTGAACTGGTGCCTAAGCCCTCCTGGTGTCCCTCTGCACAGGCGTGAATTTCACCTTCACTGAATTTTTTGGATGAATAATTTTCAGACTTTAGGTTGCTCGTGAATTCTGCACTTTGACTATTCACCATGCATGTTGTGCAATAGGTCACCTAATTGATATAGTTTTTGCTCCCCAACTGGGTGTCTCACACATCTGAGAAATGAGAATAGTGAATAACAGTGCATGGCTAATGGGAATTATGTGCTAAAACTGATAATTTTAGGTATTCATAATCATTTGCATGACTGCATTATGTTGTCCAAAGACTTTGGAATAACAATGACCCTTTGAAACAAATTCCATGCTTTTATTCCTGAAAAAAGTAataaatcaggtttttaaaaatttattcaaGCAACTATAAATTATATCATACAGCATGTTTCAAACCCACATTTTATTACAACTGCTAAATATGGTAGAGCTAAAGATCAATTTTATATCATGTCATTATAACAGTTACATAAAGACTAAGACATAATACCAGTTAGTTAAATATAGTATCAATAAATATACGGTGTGCACTTTCAGGAGGTTTACTGACGTTTTAATATAAAACTTTTTAAGATCAATGAAAGCACATTGTTTGGGGAGCACTAAAATGACAGGCCCTGGAATGTTAACATAACTTTTATAATGCTGCAAGAATCAACAGAAATTCAATTTCTTGATTTATAGTGTATAACTTGCTTGTTACATAATCTCAGgatcagaagggacctcaggaggtcatctagtccaacccccctgttcaaagcacccagtttttgccccagatccctaaatggccccctcaaggattgagctcacaatcctgggtttagcaggccaatgctcaaaccgttGAGCTACCCCTTCCCCTGTTTCATGCCTTTCATGGTATTTTAAACCCTTTGCAATGAGTTACAAACTGATGAGTTAGAAACTGATGCTGCATCGCCAATTGTTGGGGCCATCTTGCATTCAGCAGCAATTCCTGGATTGTCTTGGACAGTAAAGGCCAAGTCTTCTGTTTGGTGCACACGGGATGCAGAactcctctgaaaatctggcctatcTGTGGCACTACGGGAGTTGCTGAGTACTTTGGAAAATGTGgctcttatttaggtgcctaagtgggAGCTGAGCTTTCTGGAAAATCTGCCCCCACCGGTGCTTGCTGAACGATGAATATCTGACCACAGGGGCTCAATCGTGCAAGGTGCTTAGGACTCCTCAACACCTATTGGAGATGGTGGGAATTGACGGCCCTCAGAAATGCAGCCTGACACTGAAAGAGGGAGCTAAGAAGCTGGTTAAATGAGTGGCAATATTGACTATGACACTGCGGCTGTCCCCTGCTCTTCTCAAAAAGTTCCAAGGGCTCTCCGCACCTGGGCAGCAACTGAGGGGGGGCTGAGTAGACCTTGGTTGACCAACTCATCCAATGGTGGTTGACTGCAGTCCTGCAGATTTAAAATCCCATCTCTCCCGCAGGGAATTTCCTGCCCTACTGAGTGAATTCCATGGAATAACACTGATCCTTGTCATTGCCTCTTTCTGACCTGAGCAGTTAGCCAAAGTTTGGGGCCTGGTGCAGATGATTAGTTGGAAGTAGAAAGTGATGGTGTCCAGTATTTTTACAATCTTGTTTACTTTCAAGGAATGttcaaagtcctgcttctccaaatACAGGAGGAACCAAGCAAAAAGGCAATAGTTTCTTAGCGTACAGCCCCAGATCTCTTTAACCAACATACTCCAAAAattctctctagctttttccaggaTCACATTATGCTCAAAGGTTACTCATTGGTTTTCTTACCTCTGCCTTGCTCTGTCTTGTGtgctcccttccctcaccctATCTGCTTCACCAAAACAATACTCTGCAAAAGCCCTCCCCTCACTCAGTCCCAAAACTCCTAGGTGGGTTCACAACCCCTTGTCTTAGgtgtgtggcagcaccccctgacttgaagtggtagACGGttttcagtttggttcaatggctctcagcacccccactttacaaattgttccagctcccctgTTACTGATAGTTATGGCCATTGAGGAGTGTGTTAACACCCAGTCTCAGAGGTTTGTGATGCAACAACCAAAGCTCTGTACAACTTTTCgtgagtgatgtacccgagtattcggattctaatTTCTAAACTGTATTgataaatctattcacctaaatttgggttattgctgattctGTACTCTCTGCAGCATATGGCATTTAAAAAAccaactttgtatttgtggataatatAAGCACTATACCCacatgtacagacactctttcccCAACCTTTGTACTATATAATGTGTTTTAGCATTAGCTTTAGTAACACAGTTAAATCTCTCAGCATCACATTCTAATAAAACACCTTTCCTCCCTTCAAGGCAGGTTTGATCTGAAAGATCCAGGACTGTATAGATACTGCTCAGTTGGTGGTTTAATAGTTTTCTATCTAACCCTTTGGAgggagtgaatttagtgctgctgAAAGGCACTGGGCTGATAAAACTGGAGACTGGGCTAGTTGTTGACGTACAGCTCTCCCAATTTGCCACTGGTGTGGAGGGACCACATCTGGCAGCAAGGGATCATTCATTCTCCATGGCTCACTCAGATCTTGGCTATTCTACTGAGGCTGCCAATCATATAACACATCTTAAGAATGTCACAGAGGATGAAACacaatataaaaatgtttttccctTCTCAAGCACAACCCATGGTTGAGCCAGAGTTATGGATGAGCAGAGGACCCCACCAACCATTTCTGAACCCATCTTAAAAAGATGTTCTGGTTTCAAAGGCAAGAAGATTTTAGAAAGCCTGGAAATCAAAAATGACATGTCCAGTGGGAGAAAGATTTCTTGTCTCTGCTGGTGGAGAGAGAACGCTTCCGTGTTTTCAGAGGAATGATTAATAAAATTGGCCAGAAGAAAACCAAAAATGAGAGAATGTTACCATTACATTCAAAGAGTCTAATTCATTGCTCAGGATAAAAATTGGGTTAAAATTGCCCAGAAGAGCTCCTGTCTGCTGCCTCCATCAGAACATCTGACCCTCTCTTTTGGCTGAAGCTTGCACATGAAAGCTTTAAGCATCCAGTGCATGTTTATGTACATCAAAGCCAGCTACGGTTAAAGCAAACATTTGCTTTCAGGCAGGCAACAGATCAACGAATAAATAAATCTTAACAGCCTGAAAGTTTCTGCTGAATCTAAGTGAATAGACCCTCTACACTGGAGTAAAGTTTCAGTGTGTCATCTGATGAACACTGGATTTCCACGTTTCCACAACTGCttcttctttttgtgttttaaaaaaacaaaacaggaaacaaCTGTTTCCCCTGACTGAAAGTGGATAAGAAACTCAGAAAAATCTGACTTTACAAAGATTCTTACATTTCGAAAGGCAGACAGAAGCATGTGAATTTTAGTTCAGTTTTTGTCAGGTAACAAATTATAGATCACCAACTGGGAGACTTATAGCTTTACTTTCTCTGGTCTCCCTTGTACTGAGTTCACTCTTGTTTGGGCATCTTTGTCTTGGGGGCATGTCTTCTTATTTCAATGCACTTTGAAATGATATTCACCAAAATCGTTGTCTATTACAAAATAttgctttttcttatacaggatCTACATGGTTTCTTTCATATTAGCCAGCATAATCGAACAATTCAAATGGCTGAGTAGCCAATGGTTGGTGCATTTTCACACAGAAATCAGCTCAGAATTACAGTTGTGTAaaattcatttatatttttattataaaacttTGGAAACAGTAAGCCAAGTCTACTCTACCTTGAAGGAAACAGCGTGTACTATAAGATAATACAGTTATTTATATGAAAATATATTACTATAGCAAAATGCTATACTGGTCTCTAACACCCACATCGGGCAAATATTTGTGACATTCAATCTGATTCTTTTAAAGAATGACATTTCTCCTTAGTTCTCTTTTGAAATGATGGGCCAGTCAGGATGTTAATTAAACAAAGCACTTTGTGGGTTGGAGGGAGACACTGTCAAGGTGAAAAATCAGATTTCTTTAAAACTGTGTCTTAatctatggtttcagagtagcagccgtgttagtctgtacagctcacttcattggatgctcaaataaatgcccaaataaattggttagtctctaaggtgtcactaatcctccttttctttttgtcttaatCTATGTTTCTAATAACACATAATTGTGATTTAATGCCTTGATCCTTTCATCTGATCTGTGCAGGCACTTCCTTATGGCCATGCAGACTCCCTTTGCAATCAGGGGTCTGCCCAAGAGAATTGCCTTGCAGGATCATGGTCTAAATcgtttaaaaaaacataatttcTTTTTCACTATTTGTGGcagttgttttctttatttatatcACTCACTGGGCTGTTCAAGTTCATTTTCTGCCTGTCGGCCCCAGTCCTTCAAACACTTAGTCACATGCTTGGCCCATTAATGTGAGGAGCCCATTAACTTTAGCGGGATAACTCATGTATTTATAGTTATTCACACCTAAGTGTTGCAGGACTGGGGCGATAGTTTCATTCTCTGTTGCTCATGCATTAGAACAGTTCTGATGTCTGTGGGTTTCCAAAACTGTGAGGGGATGATTTaaattagagaaaaatatttccattgaattGAACCAAATCAGAAAATCTTCTATAAGAACATAATTGTTCACATTCaattttgtaaaacaaacaaacaaaaaaaccttttagAAAATCCAAAGTTTCAGCTTAAGCCACTTGACAGTGCCTCAAAGTTtcaatcaactttttaaaaatccattaccCGTAGTACTATTTACATGCTTTTTGCAACCATTTTTAACTGCCTGGGTCTGATTATCCTCTCAGTGGAGATTCTCCTGATATACACCAGTGGAAATGAGATGAAAATCTGTTTCTTTGTATACATACTGGTCACCATCATTGTTACAGAAGCACAATAACAGAGAAAATTTCCACTGGAGATTATGTGCAGGGTTAATATGCCACCGCCACTTTAAAACAAGTGACGCAAGAAAAATCACTTACGTACATAAATGCAATAGCACAAAGAAGAGTTGCATATGAAAGCCTACATTAAGTGGACTATAAATACAGACTCCTGGAAAATAAATATGGGTTTGTTTTGTGGATAACAAGGTGAGGACTACTAACAGCTAATCTGTGATTACAGCCGGGCTGTGAAATGTATGATAAATATACACTGGAAAGACATTGTATGCGTCTCATGTGAGGAAAGTCTTATTATTGCTCTAGGACTTCCTAGAACATGAACAGAATATATCTATTTGTCTCTATATCGATATCTCCAACAGAGTCTTTTTTTATATGCCATGTACTGTACGTTCCATTCCTTTCCCCTAAACTCATTTTACTATGATTTAGTGCACCCGGCATTAAGTATTGATGACTTGATTTTTACATATATTTCAATCAGGTGTAGAAATTTATTGGCATTGCATCATGATCAAAGAATAATGCCACAGCATCCCAAGATAGAAACAAAGAGCTCTGTGGATTTCTATAACTGTCATAGAACTGCTTGAATTTTGCCTTCATGGATACACTTCACAGAAGTGCTAATATCAGGCTGCTGCAAATTACCTGTCCTGGGCAGGTGTGCTGTGATGAGAGCGTCTTAGCTTAACAGTGGTACCTTCCTTGGGCCTAACCCACAGCTAGGGAACTAGGAGGAGAAAAGCAGGAGGCAAAAAGAGAAAAgaccatgtttttttaaaaaaactttggaAGCTGTGAGCCTGGCAATAGCCACGCTCTCATGGGGCATGTTCAGTGCTTCTTAATTGTTTTTGGATGCATTGATATCATGGTGATAGTTGCCTTCTAAGACAGGTATTAAGAGAGCCAGGTGATAGGGGGTTGGGAAGAATGTAAGAGGGGGCCATGGGAGGGTTCTTCTCTTACAAAGGGGTTTGCAGTAagaaaaagatggagaatccTTGCAACTAACCTAAAGCACAGCCAGCTTTCCAGCTCTAATGTGCTTGTACAGAGACATGGTGGCAATGCTCAGACCATGATTCTGTTGCATCATTTTGCCTCCTTCcatgcttctctctctccatctccccCACACCCGCTTGTCTCAACTTGCCTCGGctgttttctcttcctcccctaCACTGCACTCTTGTAGAGTCTATATTCTATTAATCTTGTCAGATAGCTTATTGTTGCATTAATGTATCTCCTCTTAGAAGGAGGAATGCAATGGAGAGAACAGACGGGCTTCCTTGCCAGTCTAGCTGCATTATATATGtggagtgtgtgtatatataaggaCCTTAAATTTGAACTCATCAACTAAACTTGGTCAGGGTCTCTAGCATTCTCTAATGTGTGGAATTCTCATTATTGGTTTATGAGAGGCATGCACTTGCATTGAAGGAAAATATATCTCAGCTACATGTAGCAATATGGAATCCAGCAAAGTACTATGAGTACATATATAAGGCAGTCTCACTTTCACTGATCACGTGGAAAGAGATGTTGAAAGTGGAGGAAgttccagtgagagagagagagagtgtgtctaGCTGCAAAATTCATTATTTGGGTTCTTTACATGACTGAGTTTGAGACCTAGGGGCACGTAACAATATAAAGCTTGAGTCTATTAGAACATGATTTGAATAGTCATCAGTGAATTGTTTATCATGGGAGTGGAGGGAAAGCCAGGGAATTTCCCTGAGAGACAGTATGATCTAGAAGACTGAGCAAGAGACTAGAAGTGGAAAGTTCCTGAGTTCTGCTCCTGGCTACAGTTCCTACTCCCACTGTTGCCTTGACATTAACCCAGCTCTCTGTGTAGAGGAACCACGAGGTGTGAGCCGGCCTAGTGCCTAGAAAAAGTTACAGCAGCCTTTCATTTGAGAAATCACTGCAGGAGTGAGCATCTGGGTAGAGGGGAGTCATGGCCATCTTggaagtggggttggggggaaggtattttgttttcaatttatgGAAATTTCTGAAATTTTGTGGTTTCTTTCCTCAAAAAGCTacaaaaccaaagcaaaacatCAGTTTTGAGGAAACataacacattttcaaaatggtccCAATTCTGAGTGACTACAGTTACCTGCTGTACAGCAGGTTGAAAGtattcaaaatttgaaatttttgctcaaaatttcaataaaaatcttatttccctcctcccctcctgccccccgatTTCTCCTCCTGATCCAGTTTTTCAACCTGTTCTAATATTAGGACTTTTTTCATAGTGAGATGAATTTTTACACTGaaacattaacattttttgtGTGTTCCAGTGTAAAAAGGTACAACCCATCAGCAATGCTATGAAAAGAGCCATTTCTGGGCAGCAAATGGATCCAGAACAACATAGGCCACCATTTCCTGCAAAATTTCTTGGGAGAAAAAATATCAGGAATGTTTTTGTCTATTGGCTTGTTTTGCAAACTGCAAGAAGTCATTTTAATTTGCTTCCCAGGGCAGTTGCAAGGGATTAATTAAAGAGTTAATGATTTACATAGTGCCTTTGAAGATTTAATTTTCGATTTTAGTACAAAGTACTGAGCAAATCTATTTTTAAGGGCATGCCAAGAACAAATTGCCTGTTGAGAGGAGTGATCTGAAGAAAGATCAAACAAAATTACATTGGAAACTTGGGGACAGTTTAAAGTGGTTGTTTAAGGCAAAGGGGGTTGCTTATTGGAGGTGGAATGTAGGCTTAGTTGATTTGTTTGAGATTATTGTTCCCGGTCACCTATAAACTATCTATGCAACACTTGTAGGCATGCAAGAGGTTCCTAGCTTTAGCATGGAAATGGATTtttctctcctctgcctccctctgtGTTTCTGTGGTTTGATGTGGTGTGATCTATTTGGTATAATATTGGGATGGGCCATTTAATTGAATTTTCCTTCCCCCAAGGATAATGATGGGCACCGCAGCCACACAGGTGAAGGAGAATACAGGTCAGGAAACTGCTTTTGAGAGCACAGATGCTTGGAACTAGGACATCTTGATCCTGCACTCACTAAAATCATTAGCAAAACTCCTGTGTGACTTTAGTGATGCACTTGATTCAGAGCCCTAATTAGAAGCAGCCCTTATTCGTTGCTGTTAGAACCTACAGTAAAAAAGCACCAAAGAATGTTTTGTGTTCTTTAGTGTAATCCACCCATTGGATATCACTAACATTGACCATCAGCCTGTCCCCCTCCTCCATGAAAAGCACTGCCCCTAAGTAAATTGGCTGGAACCAGTTGTTTCCCATCTCACACAGAGTTTTGGTGGCAGTCAGTAGTTGGGTAGGCTCAGGGTAGCTGTCCGTGACTTTGGTGATGATCTGCGTTATGGAACCTGGTTTACTGTGATTTGGAGTGGACCCTCGGAAAGTGACCTGAGAGTAGATGTAGTAATCCCCGGCCTTTGGAATCACCAGTGACTTATTGGTATAGTTCATGTTGTTCTTGGTGAAGGCTAAGCCTCGCTCGTGTTCCCACTGGAGAACTGGAAACTGGTTTCCCATGGGTGGTGAAAGATCTTGTTTCTTAACTGAGGACataaaggagaaaggaaagaaatcaGTTGGTTCCCCTGTTCAAGCAGGATATGTGACAGTGAGCATAACTCAGATGATATATTCCTTCAAAAGAAAACAACCTTGCTAGCACATTCTCTTTAGTAAGGGCTCACTCTGCCAtgtattacggtagtgcccagaggccccacaTGAAATCAGAGCCCCACTGGGATAAACACTCTACATACACCTTGTAAGAGACAgtatctgccccaaagagcttccaggcTAGCTAGACAAGGCAAACAAAGGGTCAGAGGAAAGGAAtattattactcccattttacatatggaaaactgaggcacaggtcgATTATGCCCAGATTTTCAAACTCAACTAGCTAGTTTGGGTGCCCACCTTGAGATGCTGTAAAGGGACCTAATTTTCAGGGACTGGACACTGGgtcccctttaaggtgtctcggTTTGAGCACCCTGGAACTGAGCCACTTGGCGTCATTAGTCACTTCGGAAAATCGTGCCCGACGCTGCACAGCAAGTCTCTGGCAACCTGAGACTAAAgctcagatctcctgaatccGAGGCCAGCACTTACAAGGCAATCCTTCCTCAGGGTGCAGCCCGGTCACATGAAAGGGGGaaattcacccccacccccaaggcccAATGCACCAGTTCACAGCATCctaaaatgcagccagctctggggcagctgtgtgaataattacAGCAACTGTACATAATGGTGCAGGACAGTGATCAGTGAGACACCCCATATCCAAGAGACCCTTCAGTCTATCATTACCCTAACTTGCATTTAGCCAGGACAGCCCTCGAGAAAAAGTGGCATGGAATCTTTTCTGACCACAAATGATCAGCACCTTGGTGTTAATCCAATCCAAATAGGTGGCAGCTTCAACTGCAAACACTGTCCCAAAGTCATGTGGAATCTGCATAGCTCATCCTCCTTGCATGTCCCGTACAAAACTATTTTCGTGGCTTAAACCTGTCTCTAACTATGAAGGGTTAAGATGAGGTTTCTGccgggggcagattatcccacatctgcctactgtggggcATCTTGTACCTTCCTCGGAAGCAGCTGGGGAcggctgctgtcagagacagcACACTGGAGCAGATGGACCCCAGGTCTGATTCAGCCTGGCAATTTCTGTCTTCTCATTTTTGCAGGG
This region of Eretmochelys imbricata isolate rEreImb1 chromosome 16, rEreImb1.hap1, whole genome shotgun sequence genomic DNA includes:
- the TNFSF15 gene encoding tumor necrosis factor ligand superfamily member 15 produces the protein MQHSAEIPLEEAVHMTNQESGMGVREDLKNIRCAVIFCLFSVLALALPTAYLLVGNLRAYKSGPAQVADESVSRFLKQQTSPISLVSSAEKPRAHLTVKKQDLSPPMGNQFPVLQWEHERGLAFTKNNMNYTNKSLVIPKAGDYYIYSQVTFRGSTPNHSKPGSITQIITKVTDSYPEPTQLLTATKTLCEMGNNWFQPIYLGAVLFMEEGDRLMVNVSDIQWVDYTKEHKTFFGAFLL